A region from the Thermoplasmata archaeon genome encodes:
- a CDS encoding isopentenyl phosphate kinase family protein, producing MILIKLGGSVITDKSEYKKFNREQTARLCAEIAASGKGVLVVHGAGSYGHVLSKQYQLQHGLQDFRQIPAVAQVQHDVRELSLNVVEEMIKVGMPAVSVPPGSCFVMDNGRLIVDNPESIKALAHIGVMPVLFGDVVADRSKGFGICSGDQAMEALAKIFKPDRIVFVSDVDGLYTSDPKKDENAKLIPEVDGKMLDKLDSELTVADVTGGIRGKVDEMLKICGDSGECILVNGTVPGRLLSLLRGEDVPCTKVRP from the coding sequence ATGATTCTGATAAAGCTTGGCGGAAGCGTCATCACAGACAAATCCGAATACAAGAAGTTCAACAGGGAGCAGACGGCCAGACTCTGTGCCGAGATAGCAGCGTCCGGTAAAGGCGTGCTTGTGGTTCACGGGGCCGGCTCCTATGGACATGTTCTTTCCAAGCAATACCAATTGCAGCATGGCCTCCAGGATTTCAGACAGATCCCTGCAGTGGCTCAGGTGCAGCATGACGTCAGAGAACTCAGCCTGAATGTCGTCGAAGAGATGATCAAGGTCGGAATGCCGGCGGTCTCCGTACCCCCGGGATCCTGCTTCGTCATGGACAACGGGAGACTTATCGTGGACAACCCTGAATCGATCAAAGCCTTGGCCCATATCGGTGTGATGCCGGTTCTGTTCGGCGATGTGGTGGCAGATCGTTCCAAAGGGTTCGGGATATGCTCGGGAGATCAGGCGATGGAGGCTCTAGCGAAGATTTTCAAACCGGACAGGATAGTATTCGTATCCGATGTTGACGGATTATACACATCCGACCCCAAAAAGGATGAGAACGCTAAGCTCATACCTGAAGTTGATGGAAAGATGCTGGACAAACTGGACAGCGAACTCACGGTGGCCGATGTCACCGGAGGCATCCGCGGTAAGGTCGATGAGATGCTGAAGATCTGCGGGGACAGCGGAGAATGCATCCTGGTCAACGGAACCGTCCCAGGAAGACTGCTGTCGCTGCTGAGGGGCGAGGATGTCCCCTGCACAAAGGTAAGACCGTGA